A window of Kocuria sp. TGY1127_2 genomic DNA:
TGACCGCGTCCATCAACCAGGTCGAGAGGTTCTCCCACGCCGAGTCGTTTCACGGTCTTCGCGTGGTGCCCTTCCGATCCCACCAATTCATAAGTTTCCCCGGCTGCCAAGGATTCGATGTGTTGCGGTTCGACGTAGAAAACGGGGTGCGTCATGGAAGCCGGTCAGTCCTGGAACCTATCCCGCAAGCGCGAGAAAAATCCGTGTCCCGTGTTCTGCATCGTTTCGCCGACGACGTCGTCCTCTCCCCGGAGCTCGGCAAGCTTGCGCAACAGCTCGCGCTGCTCGTCGTTGATCTTCGAAGGTGTTTCGACCTCGAAATGAACAACGATGTTGCCGCGTCCGGTGCCGCGGAGCTTGGTGACGCCCAGGTCGCGAAGCGTGGTCGTCTGGCCCGTCTGGGTTCCGGGCTTGACCGTGACTTCCTGCGTACCGTCAAAAGTTTCGAGGTTGATGGTGGTGCCCAACGCTGCTGCAGTCATGGGCACCGTCATGGTCGCGTGGAGATCGTCCCCTTCACGCGTAAAGGTTTCGTCCGGGTTCACGCGAAGCTCGACGTAGAGGTCCCCGTTCGGTCCACCGCCGGTTCCGGCTTCGCCTTCGCCGCTGAGTCGAATTCGCGTACCGGTCGAAACACCCGCCGGGATCTTGAGTGTCAGCGGCTTGCGCTGACGCACTCGGCCCTCGCCGTAACATTCGGGGCACGGGTGCTTGATGACCGTGCCGAAGCCTCGGCAACTCGGGCACTCGGCCGTGGTGACGACATTCCCGAGAATGGACTGGACCTGACGCTGAATATGACCTTGCCCGTGGCAGACGTCGCAGGTTTCGGGCTCGGTTCCCTTCTCGGTTCCTTGACCCTCGCACAGGGAGCAAGTCACGGCGGTATCCACGGTGACTTCTTTTTCTGTTCCGAATACGGCGTCCCGCAGGTTGACCCGTACGTTGATGAGGGCATCCTGGCCTTGACGCACACGGCTCTCCGGGCCCCGTGGTCCGCCGGCGCCTTGGAAGAACGTTTCGAAGATATCCGAGAAACCGAACCCGCTGCCGGGGAAGCCACCGCCATAACCGGTGTTATTGCCGTTCTCGTTCCCCGTGGTGTCATAGACGCGGCGTTTGTCCGGGTCCGAGAGGATGTCGTGGGCGTGGGAGACGCGCTTGAATTCTTCTGCCGCCTCGGGCGAAGGATTCACATCCGGATGCAAGGTGCGCGCCTTCTTGCGGTACGCTTTCTTGATTTCTTCTGGACTGGCGTCTCGCGAGACGCCGAGAGTCTGGTAGTGGTCGCTCACTGATGTTCCTTGATCTGCGGTCGGAAACCGCGTGGGTTCCAATTCGTCAACGGCTGTGCGCGCGGATTTATTCGTTCAAGATGCGGGAGAGGTACCGCGCGACGGCCCTCACCGCGGACATGGTCCCTGGATAATCCATTCGTGTCGGCCCGACGATGCCCACTTTCGAGGCGAGTTGCGGCCCGTACCCCGTCGCAATCACGGACGCATCCGATAACGGAGTGTCCGAATTCTCCCGCCCGATCCGGACGGAGACGCCCCTGGCGTCCTCGCCGATTTCGGAAAGCAAACGCAACATGACGACTTGCTCTTCCAATACGTCGAGGATGGGCGCGATGCTGCGGTTGAAGTCGTCCGTGGACTCCGCGAGATAAGAAGTACCCGCCATGAGCAGGCGTTCTTCCTGTTCGCCTCGACCCAGGATAGTCACCATTCCGGCGAGAATCCTGGCCGAATCACGATGCGCTGGCTCACATCCGGCGACCGCGGTCACCAGCGAAGCCTCCAAATCCCCCACAGGACGATCCAGGATCGCGTCCAGGAAACCGCGACGAATCCCCGTCAACGTCTCTTCTGAGAGTTCCTTAGGGATCTCGACGACGCGCTGGCCGACTCCCCCGCGAGTCGTGATCATGACAACCAGAACGAATCGCGGAGCCATGGTCACCAATTCAAGGTGCCGGACTTTCGCCCCGGTCCGCGTGGGGTACTGAACAAGTGCGACTTGCCGAGTCAATTGGGACAGTAGACGGACAGTCTTTTCCATCATCTGATCGACATCGTCCGACGAGTCCAGGAAACTCGTGATCGCCCGACGTTCCGCAACGGACAGCGGCTTGATCGATGCGATCTGATCCACGAATGCGCGGTAACCCTTGTCCGTGGGTATCCGGCCGGCGCTCGCGTGAGGGGCCATGATCATTCCGGCGTCTTCCAGGGCGGCCATGTCATTACGGACAGTTGCGCTGGAGACACCGAGTTTGTGCCGGTCGACCAAGGCTTTTGAACCGACGGGCTCGCGCGAGTGCACGTAGTCCTCGACGATCGCGCTCAGGACATCGAGCCGGCGTGGCTTGTTCACGGTCTCGCCCTCCTCGCAAAATCCTGACTGTAGATGCTTCGTGGCGGGAGCCCATTGGCACTCCCCCGGTCCGACTGCTAAGTCTACGCCGCATGCCCGCTGTCGAAAAACGCGCCGCCGGATGCTCAGCTCTCGGCGGAGAGGCTATATTGGCGACGGGCCGCGCGCCCGCTCTTGGAAATTTTTGGACCACAGGACAGGAAGTTGCATGGATCGCTACGGATGGGGCCCCCAGGAACTGGGCAGCGCCGGATTGAGCAACCAGCCGCCTGAGCCCCGGGACCTTGAAGTCCGAAAGGACATGGTCATCGAGGAGGTCCAATCCGGCTGGGTAGGCGCGGCGGTGAGCTTGCAGTCGATCGGCGGCCAACGCGTGGTCGGGCTCGAAGACCGCCACGGAGCTGTCCGGGCTTTTCCTCTGGGGCATGGATTCTTGTACGAAGGCGAGCCCGTGCGCCTCGTGCCTCCCCGTGCGCGAACGCCATCGAAGCCGCAACGCACGCGTTCGGGTTCGCTCGCAGTCCCGGGAGCCAAGGCAAGAAAAGCGCGGGCATCGCGAATGCTGGTCGAAGGTCTGCACGACGCAGAGTTGATCGAGAAGGTATGGGGAGATGACCTGCGCATCGAGGGTATCGTTGTCGAGCCCATGCACGGCCTAGACCATGTCTCCGAAATCATTCGAGAATTCGAGCCCGGTCCCGAGCGGAGGTTGGGAATCCTCGCGGACCATTTGGTTACGGGCAGCAAAGAATCAAGACTTGCCGAGCAGGCCATGAAGGTGCCGGGTGCCCGAGGCAACGTATTGTTTGTCGGTCATCCGTATGTGGACGTATGGGAGTCCGTGAAACCGAAAGCCGTGGGGCTCCGCGAATGGCCGCAGGTTCCTCGCGGGGAAGACTGGAAAACCGGGATTCTCCAGAGAATCGGTTGGCCTCACGAAACGCCTGCACAGCGTGCGGCGGCGTGGAAGAAGATCCTTGCCAGCGTCACCACCTACGCGGACTTGGACCCGGGAATTCTGGGCCCGGTTGAACACATCATCGATTTTCTGACGGCGAAGCCCGGGGCCCCGTAATCGACTGCCCCAGCCCCAGAGCCTTGGCACCGAACCGCAATCCGTGGCAATGTGGCGGTAAGTACGTACCCGTTTGGCTCAACTAATCGGTAATATTTGGAATCGCGTCCTTGACGCTTTCATGTCTGCCCGAAAGAAAAGGCGAGGTTTTGACGACCACTTCCACCGATAAGAAACCCCCGTTCGAAGGTGTGTCCGCGACTCCGGAGCCTCTCAGCGTCAAAGACGATCGCTCGATGGCCACGATGGCCCACTTCGGCGGTGTCGTAGGATGCGTTCCGGCCGCTATCATCTACGCAACCTTGCGGGCACGTGGCCGCTTCACCGCTCAAGAGGCTCGCGAGGCCTTGAATTTCACATTGCTGCCGTCGGTGGTTGTCGTGGTGAGCGTCGCGCTCTCGGTCGTTCCCGGGATCGGCTGGATATTTGGGCTGATCGCGGCGGCTGTATGGGTTTATCTGGCGGTTTCCTCGCTCATTGCGGGCATCAAGGTAAACCGGGGCAATCCGTACCAGTATCACTACAACACGCGCGCCTTCGACTGGTTCTCCCGCCGCCGGCGGCGCTGAACGCCATCGACTATTTTCAGGCCGTCAGATCACGCACGACCGCGTCGCCCAGCAGACGTCCTTGGAGCGTCAGAAGTACGGTGCCGTCGTCGAGGGCTGCCTGGTCGATGAGTCCTTGATCTGCCAGCCACGACGTTCTTTCACGACCGTCTGGCCTCAAACTCGACAACGGCAATCCGTCGCGGATTCTCGCCGCCAACATCACGTTTTCCATATAGCGAGTGTCGTCGTCGAGGATCTCCCGAGCCGCCGCCGGTGAATCTTGGGCTCGTACTCGTTGCGCGTAAGGCAGTGGGTGTTTCACATTCCACCAGCGCGTCCCGTTGACGTGGGAATGCGCTCCCGGGCCGATCCCCCACCAGTCCTGATTGTGCCAATAGGCCAGGTTGTGACTGGAGCGTGTTTCGACGGTTCGAGACCAATTCGACACTTCGTACCACCCGTATCCGGCTTCTTCGAATAGGCGGCTGGCCAAGAGATACATATCGGCTTGTTGGTCATCGTCGACTGCCGTGTAAACGCCCCGGGCGATCTGTGCCGCCAACTTGGTGCCAGGCTCAACGATCAGGGAGTACGCGGAAATGTGGTCCGGTTCGTAGCTGATCGCGGATTTGACGGAAGTCTGCCATTCCTCGAGCGTCTCTCCGGGGGCGCCCGAGATCAGATCCACGGATACTTCCAAGCCTATTTCACGGGCCCAGCGAACTACCTTGGGCACGTTGGACGGCTCATGGGTTCGGTCCAGGACCTCGAGAACACGAGGAACCGCCGACTGCATCCCGAAGGAAACTCGCGTGAAACCCGCTTGCTTGAGGGCAACGAGGTCTTCCCGCTCGACCGAATCCGGATTCGCTTCCGTAGTGACTTCGGCTCCAGGTACCAAACCGAACGTCTCGACGGCAGTTCGGAGGATCTCAACCAGATCGTCAGTCGGAATACGCGTTGGGGTGCCCCCGCCGAAAAATACGGAGTGAAGAGGGCGCTTCTTCACACCCGAGGCCTGCAGAACTTCGCGAGCAAAATGCAGCTCGCGCAGAGCGTCTTTCGCATATGTCAGGCGGCCCACGCCTTCGCCGAAGTCTTCTTTGGCATAGGTATTGAAATCGCAGTATCCACAGCGGACGGAACAATACGGCACATGGACGTAGAGGCTCAACGTTCGTCCTTCGGCTTGCCGCAGGACGGACGGCGGCAGGAGGCCGTCGCGAGGGGCCGGATCGCCAGTTGGCTGAGCAGGACTCACTTTTTCGGTTTGTCCTTGGCCTCATCGGAGGAGCTAAGGGCTGCGACGAAGGCTTCTTGGGGCACTTCCACGCGACCGATCGTCTTCATGCGTTTCTTGCCTTCCTTCTGCTTTTCCAGCAATTTCCGTTTGCGGGAAATGTCACCGCCGTAGCACTTGGACAAAACGTCCTTGCGGATGGCCCGGATGTTTTCTCGG
This region includes:
- the hemW gene encoding radical SAM family heme chaperone HemW encodes the protein MSPAQPTGDPAPRDGLLPPSVLRQAEGRTLSLYVHVPYCSVRCGYCDFNTYAKEDFGEGVGRLTYAKDALRELHFAREVLQASGVKKRPLHSVFFGGGTPTRIPTDDLVEILRTAVETFGLVPGAEVTTEANPDSVEREDLVALKQAGFTRVSFGMQSAVPRVLEVLDRTHEPSNVPKVVRWAREIGLEVSVDLISGAPGETLEEWQTSVKSAISYEPDHISAYSLIVEPGTKLAAQIARGVYTAVDDDQQADMYLLASRLFEEAGYGWYEVSNWSRTVETRSSHNLAYWHNQDWWGIGPGAHSHVNGTRWWNVKHPLPYAQRVRAQDSPAAAREILDDDTRYMENVMLAARIRDGLPLSSLRPDGRERTSWLADQGLIDQAALDDGTVLLTLQGRLLGDAVVRDLTA
- a CDS encoding DUF3097 family protein, producing MDRYGWGPQELGSAGLSNQPPEPRDLEVRKDMVIEEVQSGWVGAAVSLQSIGGQRVVGLEDRHGAVRAFPLGHGFLYEGEPVRLVPPRARTPSKPQRTRSGSLAVPGAKARKARASRMLVEGLHDAELIEKVWGDDLRIEGIVVEPMHGLDHVSEIIREFEPGPERRLGILADHLVTGSKESRLAEQAMKVPGARGNVLFVGHPYVDVWESVKPKAVGLREWPQVPRGEDWKTGILQRIGWPHETPAQRAAAWKKILASVTTYADLDPGILGPVEHIIDFLTAKPGAP
- the hrcA gene encoding heat-inducible transcriptional repressor HrcA, with protein sequence MNKPRRLDVLSAIVEDYVHSREPVGSKALVDRHKLGVSSATVRNDMAALEDAGMIMAPHASAGRIPTDKGYRAFVDQIASIKPLSVAERRAITSFLDSSDDVDQMMEKTVRLLSQLTRQVALVQYPTRTGAKVRHLELVTMAPRFVLVVMITTRGGVGQRVVEIPKELSEETLTGIRRGFLDAILDRPVGDLEASLVTAVAGCEPAHRDSARILAGMVTILGRGEQEERLLMAGTSYLAESTDDFNRSIAPILDVLEEQVVMLRLLSEIGEDARGVSVRIGRENSDTPLSDASVIATGYGPQLASKVGIVGPTRMDYPGTMSAVRAVARYLSRILNE
- the dnaJ gene encoding molecular chaperone DnaJ, translated to MSDHYQTLGVSRDASPEEIKKAYRKKARTLHPDVNPSPEAAEEFKRVSHAHDILSDPDKRRVYDTTGNENGNNTGYGGGFPGSGFGFSDIFETFFQGAGGPRGPESRVRQGQDALINVRVNLRDAVFGTEKEVTVDTAVTCSLCEGQGTEKGTEPETCDVCHGQGHIQRQVQSILGNVVTTAECPSCRGFGTVIKHPCPECYGEGRVRQRKPLTLKIPAGVSTGTRIRLSGEGEAGTGGGPNGDLYVELRVNPDETFTREGDDLHATMTVPMTAAALGTTINLETFDGTQEVTVKPGTQTGQTTTLRDLGVTKLRGTGRGNIVVHFEVETPSKINDEQRELLRKLAELRGEDDVVGETMQNTGHGFFSRLRDRFQD
- a CDS encoding DUF4870 domain-containing protein, translating into MTTTSTDKKPPFEGVSATPEPLSVKDDRSMATMAHFGGVVGCVPAAIIYATLRARGRFTAQEAREALNFTLLPSVVVVVSVALSVVPGIGWIFGLIAAAVWVYLAVSSLIAGIKVNRGNPYQYHYNTRAFDWFSRRRRR